In one window of Marinifilum sp. JC120 DNA:
- the rlmD gene encoding 23S rRNA (uracil(1939)-C(5))-methyltransferase RlmD, with protein sequence MSNDTKPIRKGDIVETKIESLAFGGRGIGRYEGLTLFVEGVVPGQTVLCEITKSKKRFAEARRTEIVSHVEEEQTPPCEYFGTCGGCLHQDIKYSAQTFWKGRQVCETLERIGKIAEDTPGMGKEAQPSPLEYGYRNKMEFSFHGIGDSLKLGFKRRGSETEVLNIHSCPLLPEQCADIPKLVRDYCAATGVGTYRHNRGGYWRKLVVRFSHHSGEMMIHLITEPAKSHHTIKGLGKLLFDNIPQLKSFAHSTRKGRADLATGERLISLTGLDYITETLTRADGSEVNYRITPNAFFQTNSKGAEILYRKSTELAAPGLNDVVWDLFCGSGGIGMFMAKDVGKLIGIEVSEESVKSAKENAKLNGLENTQYLVGNLASEKGLPANLDRPDMVIVDPPRSGVPDPSLKKLVELGPEKILYISCNPATLARDVAKMENKYRLDRFAAVDMFPHTAHVESIALLTKTG encoded by the coding sequence ATGAGTAATGATACCAAGCCTATCCGTAAGGGCGATATAGTTGAAACCAAGATTGAATCACTGGCTTTCGGAGGCCGAGGCATCGGACGCTACGAAGGACTGACCCTGTTTGTGGAAGGGGTCGTACCGGGTCAAACAGTTCTCTGCGAGATCACCAAGTCAAAAAAGAGATTCGCCGAGGCCAGACGGACTGAAATTGTCAGCCACGTTGAAGAAGAACAGACTCCTCCCTGCGAATATTTCGGAACCTGCGGCGGCTGCCTGCATCAGGACATTAAATACAGTGCGCAAACATTCTGGAAAGGACGTCAGGTCTGTGAAACTCTGGAACGCATCGGAAAAATTGCGGAAGACACGCCGGGCATGGGCAAAGAAGCGCAGCCTTCCCCTCTCGAATACGGCTACCGTAACAAAATGGAATTTTCTTTCCACGGTATCGGTGATTCCCTTAAATTAGGATTCAAAAGACGCGGCTCGGAAACCGAAGTACTGAACATTCACAGCTGTCCCCTGCTCCCGGAGCAGTGTGCTGATATCCCGAAACTGGTCCGGGACTATTGCGCTGCAACCGGGGTCGGCACCTACCGCCACAACCGGGGCGGATACTGGCGCAAGCTGGTGGTCCGTTTCTCCCACCACAGCGGGGAAATGATGATCCATTTGATCACCGAACCTGCAAAGTCTCACCACACCATCAAAGGGCTGGGAAAACTTCTTTTTGATAACATCCCGCAGCTTAAGAGTTTCGCGCACTCCACTCGCAAGGGACGTGCGGACCTCGCCACCGGGGAAAGACTCATTTCGCTGACCGGACTGGATTACATTACCGAAACACTGACCCGAGCCGACGGCAGCGAAGTCAATTACCGGATCACACCCAACGCTTTTTTCCAGACCAACTCTAAAGGCGCGGAGATTCTGTACCGAAAAAGTACGGAACTGGCTGCTCCCGGCCTCAATGATGTAGTCTGGGACCTTTTTTGCGGCTCCGGCGGCATAGGCATGTTCATGGCCAAGGATGTGGGCAAACTTATCGGCATAGAGGTTTCCGAAGAGTCCGTAAAATCAGCAAAAGAAAACGCAAAGCTTAATGGACTTGAGAACACGCAATACCTCGTGGGTAACCTTGCTTCCGAAAAAGGATTACCTGCCAATCTGGACCGCCCGGATATGGTCATTGTGGACCCTCCGCGTTCCGGGGTTCCCGATCCGTCCCTGAAAAAATTGGTTGAGTTGGGACCGGAAAAAATTCTCTACATTTCCTGCAACCCTGCAACCCTGGCCCGTGATGTGGCTAAAATGGAAAATAAATACAGACTGGACCGCTTCGCAGCAGTAGATATGTTCCCGCATACAGCGCATGTGGAATCCATCGCGCTGTTGACGAAAACAGGGTAA
- a CDS encoding septal ring lytic transglycosylase RlpA family protein encodes MTRWFSFVQLLLLMVAVPSFAQDETQNKTEETISASETIVIPADYKEQGMASWYGEKFQGKLTASGEPYDMEKMTAAHNYLPLGVKVNVTNLSNKKKVAVIINDRGPFVPDRIIDLSRAAAQKLGFIDAGKVKVLIEPYRPEPEPKPVAAPAPVIVHKKLYGAFYIQAGAYKVKANADRLIERLNKAGFHNTRTVRVVTDSAQIFKVQLGMYKTLANVRKAHVSLGKGFPGTFVLADVIQD; translated from the coding sequence ATGACTAGATGGTTTTCCTTTGTACAGCTTTTGTTGCTGATGGTTGCGGTTCCTTCTTTTGCGCAGGATGAGACTCAGAACAAAACCGAAGAGACTATTTCCGCGTCTGAAACAATTGTGATTCCCGCAGATTATAAAGAGCAAGGCATGGCTTCGTGGTATGGGGAAAAGTTTCAGGGCAAGCTTACCGCCAGCGGTGAACCTTATGACATGGAAAAAATGACCGCCGCCCACAATTATTTGCCGCTGGGTGTGAAAGTAAATGTAACCAACCTCAGCAATAAAAAGAAAGTTGCAGTAATCATCAATGATCGCGGTCCCTTTGTGCCGGACCGTATTATCGATCTTTCCCGCGCCGCAGCCCAGAAGCTGGGCTTTATTGATGCAGGCAAGGTCAAGGTGCTTATTGAGCCCTACCGCCCGGAGCCAGAACCGAAACCTGTTGCCGCTCCTGCTCCAGTCATTGTGCACAAGAAGCTTTACGGCGCATTCTACATTCAGGCCGGGGCCTACAAGGTTAAGGCCAATGCCGATCGTCTCATTGAAAGGCTGAACAAGGCCGGATTCCATAATACCCGCACCGTCCGGGTCGTCACCGACAGTGCCCAGATTTTCAAGGTTCAGCTTGGCATGTACAAGACCTTGGCAAATGTCCGCAAAGCCCACGTTTCACTTGGGAAGGGTTTTCCGGGAACCTTTGTTTTGGCGGATGTGATTCAGGATTAG
- a CDS encoding FxsA family protein yields MFAKIFLGFVLIPLIDLYILVQIGSEIGTLNAIALCLLTAFVGAALAKSQGVATMQKVQENLNKGIMPAEDILDAILIFLAGLVLLTPGFMTDIFGLLILFPLTRNYFKRMLRSQFENMKKNPNIHVVHHNSEFTAWTNQEQPKRRIDHDVIDVEVENKDKDDKPLQ; encoded by the coding sequence ATGTTCGCTAAGATTTTTCTGGGTTTTGTACTTATTCCCCTGATCGATCTCTACATTCTGGTACAGATCGGTTCAGAAATCGGGACCCTCAATGCCATTGCCCTCTGTCTGCTCACCGCCTTTGTCGGTGCGGCCCTTGCCAAGTCACAAGGCGTGGCCACCATGCAGAAGGTTCAGGAAAACCTCAATAAAGGCATCATGCCCGCCGAGGATATCCTTGACGCTATACTTATATTTCTGGCCGGACTGGTCCTGCTCACCCCCGGCTTCATGACCGATATATTCGGCCTGCTCATCCTCTTCCCGCTCACCCGCAACTATTTCAAGCGCATGCTCAGGTCCCAGTTCGAAAATATGAAGAAGAATCCTAACATCCATGTGGTCCACCACAATTCAGAATTCACAGCCTGGACCAATCAGGAACAGCCCAAACGCCGCATTGACCACGATGTCATTGATGTAGAGGTTGAAAATAAAGATAAGGATGATAAGCCGCTACAATAA
- a CDS encoding sulfite exporter TauE/SafE family protein, with protein MSPYFLVPLIFFSASFLQGLTGFGSALIAMPLLSFVVDIKTAVVISALCGICINLSQTVSLRSNLDMKKIGPLLLGCIPGAAFGTYSLKEFDSQVILLCLGCLVAGYATFSLLIKPVKLNIKPTWGVIPGFLTGAITASVGAGGPPTIIFSSLSGWEKNDFKATLAGFFLSAAGFSAIGHAASGLTTLYSIKLFLVSLLPVLVGTKIGNGVAGKVSENLYRRIVMILLVFIGLMLIFQNV; from the coding sequence ATGTCTCCATACTTCCTTGTTCCACTAATTTTCTTCAGTGCCAGTTTTCTGCAAGGACTGACCGGGTTCGGTTCAGCCTTGATTGCCATGCCTCTGCTCTCATTTGTTGTTGATATCAAAACAGCGGTGGTAATAAGTGCACTATGTGGAATCTGCATCAACTTGAGCCAAACTGTCTCTCTACGCTCGAACCTTGATATGAAGAAAATAGGACCATTGCTTTTAGGCTGCATACCCGGGGCAGCATTCGGGACATACAGCCTCAAAGAATTTGATAGTCAGGTAATTCTGCTCTGCCTAGGCTGCCTTGTTGCCGGATACGCAACATTTTCACTACTGATCAAGCCGGTAAAGTTAAATATCAAACCGACATGGGGCGTCATTCCCGGCTTCCTTACCGGGGCAATAACCGCATCAGTTGGAGCAGGTGGACCGCCTACAATCATATTTTCGTCTTTATCCGGATGGGAAAAAAACGATTTCAAAGCGACTTTGGCTGGCTTTTTCCTATCCGCTGCGGGTTTTTCCGCCATCGGCCACGCCGCCAGCGGCCTGACCACACTTTATTCGATAAAACTTTTTCTAGTTTCATTATTGCCGGTACTTGTAGGAACTAAGATAGGAAATGGAGTTGCGGGAAAAGTTTCGGAAAATCTTTACAGAAGAATCGTGATGATTCTGCTTGTCTTCATAGGATTGATGCTTATATTCCAGAACGTCTAA